Proteins from a single region of Bartonella sp. M0283:
- a CDS encoding membrane-bound PQQ-dependent dehydrogenase, glucose/quinate/shikimate family, whose product MIKFKNGPSRVTVCLVILLSLLVLAAGLYFTLLGGYLIYLGSRTWYYLALGILLLLSGLFMIRLNRLSVWIFAFIYVMSALWSYHEAGLDYWQQFSNLFALSVAFFLVLLAYRPMAKKQGKIAGSASLVLAGLVFIGMAATIVSSFIPKNVIHTAEKVKAAIPVQPANEQKDWKSWGNDDHGSRFAALDQITPANIKKLDVAWIAHTGDIPQSNGSGAEDQNTPLQIGTNLYVCTAYGKVLSFDVDSGKQNWMFDPHGTGPNWQRCRGLGYHETQPIKGIKADKTCEARLFLPTGDARLIALDAATGKPCEEFGDKGTVDLKAGMGEVKPGYYQQTSTPLVAGDVVIVGGRVADNFSTDEPPGVVRAYDVKDGHLVWAWDPGNPDIHGLPPEGQTYTRGTPNVWAAMSYDEKLGLVYLPTGNSTPDFWAGYRTPEDDKYSSSVVAVDVKTGEVRWHYQFVHHDIWDFDTPAQPVLLDAPDNDGNIVPALVQVTKQGEVFLLNRETGEPIADVEEKPVPQGNVAGERYSPTQRFSVGMPSFGNATLTEADMWGTTPFDKLLCRIEFAKMRHQGVFTPPGLDYSLQMPGSLGGMNWGSVSIDPTLNYVFVNDMRLGLANYLVERKDIPESASGIEMGIVPMAGTPFGAMRMRFLSPLGVPCQKPPFGTMSAIDLKTRKIVWQVPVGTVRDTGPLNIALGVPVPIGMPTLGPSLATQSGLVFFAGTQDFYLRAFDSRTGKEIWKSRLPVGSQGGPMTYISPKTGKQYIVITAGGARQNPKRGDYVIAYALKD is encoded by the coding sequence AAGTTCAAAAATGGCCCTTCAAGAGTGACCGTTTGTCTGGTTATTCTGTTAAGCTTGCTGGTATTGGCGGCGGGACTCTATTTCACTCTTCTTGGCGGCTATCTCATTTATCTTGGCAGCCGGACATGGTATTATCTGGCGCTCGGTATCCTGTTGCTTCTGTCGGGTTTGTTCATGATCCGGCTCAATCGTCTGAGTGTATGGATCTTCGCTTTTATCTATGTGATGAGCGCATTATGGTCTTATCATGAAGCGGGGTTGGATTACTGGCAGCAATTTTCCAATCTCTTTGCTTTGTCTGTGGCCTTTTTCCTGGTGTTGCTTGCCTATAGACCAATGGCAAAAAAACAGGGGAAAATCGCCGGCTCCGCATCTCTTGTTTTGGCCGGTTTAGTGTTTATCGGCATGGCGGCAACAATTGTGAGTTCGTTTATACCGAAAAATGTCATCCACACGGCAGAAAAAGTAAAAGCCGCGATACCGGTCCAACCGGCTAATGAACAAAAAGACTGGAAAAGTTGGGGCAATGACGATCATGGTAGCCGCTTTGCAGCCCTTGACCAGATAACGCCTGCCAATATCAAAAAACTTGATGTTGCCTGGATTGCCCATACCGGTGACATTCCCCAAAGTAACGGCTCGGGGGCAGAAGACCAGAATACCCCGCTACAGATCGGCACCAATCTTTATGTTTGTACAGCCTATGGCAAGGTGCTTTCATTCGACGTTGATAGCGGTAAACAGAACTGGATGTTCGACCCTCACGGAACAGGACCGAACTGGCAACGTTGCCGCGGTTTGGGCTATCATGAAACACAACCAATCAAAGGCATAAAAGCTGATAAGACTTGCGAAGCGCGGCTGTTTTTGCCAACCGGAGATGCAAGGCTCATCGCACTTGATGCGGCAACCGGAAAGCCTTGCGAAGAATTCGGAGATAAAGGCACTGTCGACCTTAAAGCCGGCATGGGTGAGGTCAAACCCGGTTATTACCAGCAAACATCGACACCACTTGTTGCCGGCGATGTTGTCATTGTCGGCGGGCGCGTGGCCGATAATTTCTCGACCGATGAACCGCCGGGGGTTGTCAGAGCCTATGATGTGAAAGATGGCCATCTCGTCTGGGCTTGGGATCCCGGTAACCCCGATATTCACGGACTTCCGCCGGAAGGGCAAACCTATACACGTGGAACACCGAATGTCTGGGCGGCAATGTCATATGACGAAAAACTCGGACTTGTCTATTTACCGACAGGGAATTCAACCCCCGATTTCTGGGCCGGCTATCGCACGCCCGAAGACGATAAATACTCGTCTTCCGTTGTGGCTGTCGATGTGAAGACCGGCGAAGTGCGCTGGCATTACCAATTTGTCCATCATGACATTTGGGATTTTGATACGCCTGCACAACCTGTCCTGCTTGACGCACCCGATAATGACGGCAATATCGTGCCGGCACTTGTTCAGGTCACCAAACAGGGAGAGGTCTTCCTGCTTAACCGTGAAACCGGCGAACCGATTGCGGATGTCGAAGAAAAACCGGTACCGCAGGGGAATGTTGCCGGTGAACGTTATTCGCCAACACAGCGCTTTTCTGTCGGGATGCCGTCATTCGGCAATGCAACTTTAACAGAAGCCGATATGTGGGGTACGACACCATTCGACAAGCTTCTATGCCGGATCGAATTTGCCAAAATGCGTCATCAGGGTGTCTTCACCCCGCCGGGGCTTGATTATTCATTACAAATGCCGGGTTCACTCGGCGGTATGAATTGGGGATCTGTCTCGATTGATCCGACATTGAACTATGTTTTCGTCAATGATATGCGCCTTGGCCTTGCCAATTATCTTGTCGAGCGCAAAGATATTCCTGAAAGCGCGTCCGGCATTGAAATGGGCATTGTCCCCATGGCCGGAACACCTTTCGGTGCTATGCGCATGCGCTTCCTTTCGCCGCTTGGCGTCCCCTGTCAGAAGCCACCTTTTGGCACAATGTCGGCAATTGATCTCAAAACCCGTAAAATTGTTTGGCAGGTTCCGGTTGGCACTGTCAGGGACACGGGGCCACTCAATATCGCACTCGGTGTCCCTGTTCCGATCGGAATGCCGACACTTGGTCCCTCTTTAGCAACACAATCCGGCCTTGTGTTCTTTGCCGGAACGCAGGATTTCTATTTGCGTGCGTTCGATAGCCGCACAGGCAAAGAAATCTGGAAGTCGCGTTTACCCGTCGGCAGCCAAGGCGGCCCGATGACTTATATTTCGCCAAAAACCGGCAAACAATATATTGTCATTACCGCAGGTGGTGCCCGTCAAAATCCGAAACGGGGTGACTATGTCATTGCCTATGCTTTGAAGGATTAG
- the phoU gene encoding phosphate signaling complex protein PhoU, producing MPINHTVRSFDEELGYLEAKIAKMGTFASEMIEEAVNAVVNNDLKLAKKVISDDMFLDETEREIDEKSVAIIAKRQPMAVDLREIIGAMRIAADLERVGDMGKNIAKRAAAIVESRQPASLYHGLQSFATLTLNQLKEVLDAYASRSLERIDAVRNRDEEIDAMYTSLFRELLTYMMEDPRNITACTHLLFCAKNIERIGDHATNIAEALHYIMTGTYLSTDRPRDDTTYKVGADEKTEK from the coding sequence ATGCCAATCAATCATACCGTCCGTTCATTCGATGAGGAGTTGGGCTACCTTGAAGCAAAAATTGCCAAAATGGGAACTTTTGCCAGCGAGATGATCGAAGAAGCAGTCAATGCTGTCGTGAATAATGATCTGAAGCTCGCTAAAAAAGTCATTTCCGATGATATGTTTCTTGATGAAACCGAACGCGAAATTGACGAAAAGTCGGTGGCAATTATTGCCAAACGTCAGCCAATGGCGGTGGATTTGCGCGAAATTATCGGTGCAATGCGCATTGCAGCTGATTTGGAACGCGTTGGCGATATGGGCAAAAACATTGCAAAAAGGGCGGCCGCGATTGTCGAAAGCCGGCAACCGGCGAGCCTATATCATGGCCTGCAATCATTCGCGACATTGACACTTAATCAGCTCAAGGAAGTTTTGGACGCTTATGCAAGCCGCTCGCTTGAACGGATTGATGCCGTGCGTAACAGGGATGAAGAAATTGACGCTATGTATACGTCGCTGTTTCGCGAGCTCCTCACTTATATGATGGAAGATCCGCGCAATATTACCGCTTGCACGCATTTGTTATTTTGCGCCAAAAATATCGAGCGCATTGGCGATCACGCAACCAATATTGCCGAGGCATTGCACTATATCATGACCGGTACATATTTGAGCACAGATCGTCCGCGCGATGATACGACCTATAAGGTTGGTGCAGACGAAAAAACTGAAAAATAG
- the pstB gene encoding phosphate ABC transporter ATP-binding protein PstB — protein sequence MKIKMRGQDVKVFYGAKEALHGVSLDIPEHQVMALIGPSGCGKSTFLRCLNRMNDTIDGAKVTGLITLDGQDIYDPDIDVVELRARVGMVFQKPNPFPKSIYENVAYGPRIHGLAKSRKELDTVVEQSLVKAGLFDEVKDRLNDAGTGLSGGQQQRLCIARAIAVSPEVILMDEPCSALDPIATARIEELIDDLRENFTIVIVTHSMQQAARVSQYTAMFHLGDLVEVGETEMMFTSPKEQRTQDYITGRFG from the coding sequence ATGAAAATCAAGATGCGTGGTCAGGATGTCAAAGTGTTTTATGGCGCCAAAGAAGCTTTGCATGGTGTCAGCCTTGATATTCCCGAACATCAGGTTATGGCACTGATTGGCCCGTCCGGTTGCGGGAAGTCAACGTTTCTGCGCTGTCTCAATCGTATGAATGATACAATTGACGGGGCAAAAGTCACCGGCCTTATCACTCTTGACGGGCAGGATATTTATGATCCCGACATCGACGTTGTGGAATTGCGTGCACGTGTTGGCATGGTCTTTCAAAAGCCCAATCCTTTTCCGAAGTCCATATACGAGAATGTCGCTTATGGGCCGCGTATTCATGGACTTGCCAAATCACGCAAGGAACTTGATACGGTTGTTGAGCAAAGCCTTGTCAAGGCCGGTTTGTTCGATGAGGTAAAAGACCGGTTGAACGATGCCGGAACCGGTCTTTCCGGTGGACAACAACAACGCTTGTGCATTGCACGCGCTATTGCGGTCAGCCCGGAAGTGATCTTGATGGATGAACCATGTTCCGCACTCGACCCGATTGCAACGGCGCGCATTGAAGAATTGATTGATGATTTGCGCGAGAATTTTACGATTGTTATCGTTACCCATTCAATGCAGCAGGCTGCACGCGTTTCGCAATATACGGCGATGTTCCATCTGGGAGATCTGGTTGAAGTAGGCGAAACCGAGATGATGTTCACATCGCCAAAAGAGCAACGTACACAAGATTATATTACCGGTCGTTTCGGTTAA
- the pstA gene encoding phosphate ABC transporter permease PstA, with amino-acid sequence MSNVVQTPRRDIGLKRRYRAERRFRAYGLLAIGVGLLFLVILLWSIIAQGLSAFQQTTMTLPVYFDEQIIDPKGERLTNPKVLITANYPLLVRNTLADKLGVDKNNHGAMRELNRMISGGVRVEIRKLLIEHPDYIGKTRTIDVLAAADIDSAFKGQIDLSVPEQNRKVTNRQIGWMEKLASDGTLHKAFNKGLFTFGASSRPETSGLGVAIIGSAYMMAIVLILSLPIGVATAIYLEEFARRSRFNDIIEVNINNLAAVPSIVFGLLGLSIFINFLHLPRASSIVGGLVLTLMTLPTIIIATRAALRAVPPSIRDAALGLGASKTQTIFGHVLPLALPGILTGTILGLARALGETAPLLLIGMVAFVANYPATPMEPATALPVQIYMWANEPERAFNERTFGAIIILMAFLAIMNIAAVLLRRKFERRW; translated from the coding sequence ATGAGTAACGTTGTTCAAACGCCAAGACGCGACATCGGTTTAAAGCGCCGTTATCGGGCGGAACGGCGTTTCCGCGCCTATGGGCTTTTAGCAATCGGGGTCGGGCTTTTATTTCTCGTTATTCTTTTGTGGTCAATTATCGCTCAAGGTTTGAGTGCCTTTCAACAGACAACGATGACCTTGCCTGTCTATTTCGATGAACAGATTATTGACCCGAAAGGCGAGCGGCTCACAAATCCCAAAGTTCTCATTACTGCAAATTATCCGCTGCTTGTGCGCAATACTCTCGCAGACAAGCTTGGCGTTGATAAGAATAACCATGGTGCAATGCGTGAACTCAACCGCATGATTTCAGGTGGTGTGCGTGTTGAAATACGTAAGCTTCTTATTGAGCATCCCGATTATATCGGTAAAACCCGCACTATTGATGTATTAGCCGCTGCCGATATCGATTCTGCTTTCAAAGGGCAGATCGACCTTTCTGTTCCCGAACAGAATCGTAAGGTCACCAATCGCCAGATCGGGTGGATGGAAAAACTCGCTTCCGACGGCACATTGCATAAAGCTTTCAATAAAGGGCTTTTCACATTCGGGGCTTCAAGCCGGCCGGAAACGTCAGGACTTGGCGTTGCCATTATCGGTTCGGCTTATATGATGGCAATCGTGTTGATATTGTCTTTGCCGATTGGAGTTGCAACAGCCATTTATCTTGAAGAATTTGCCCGCCGCAGCAGGTTCAATGATATAATAGAGGTGAACATCAATAATCTTGCAGCTGTGCCGTCTATTGTTTTCGGCTTGTTGGGGCTTTCCATTTTTATTAATTTTCTGCATCTGCCGCGCGCCTCGTCAATTGTCGGGGGGCTCGTATTAACGCTCATGACGCTGCCAACCATTATTATTGCAACGCGTGCCGCTTTGCGGGCGGTTCCACCTTCAATACGGGATGCAGCGTTGGGACTTGGTGCATCAAAAACGCAAACGATTTTTGGTCATGTTTTGCCGCTTGCCTTGCCTGGAATTCTTACCGGTACAATTCTGGGTCTTGCAAGGGCTTTGGGGGAAACAGCGCCACTTTTATTGATCGGTATGGTCGCCTTTGTTGCAAATTATCCGGCAACCCCGATGGAACCCGCAACAGCCCTTCCGGTCCAAATTTACATGTGGGCAAATGAACCGGAACGTGCCTTTAATGAACGCACATTCGGAGCAATCATCATTTTGATGGCGTTTCTCGCTATCATGAATATAGCCGCAGTATTGCTGCGCCGTAAATTTGAACGGCGCTGGTAG
- the pstC gene encoding phosphate ABC transporter permease subunit PstC, giving the protein MSISLLVLVIFALGIAGFIISGKRAASIEKQGKKLHSRPYYFGWWTFLLTVVPAFLVLILWELGSAVYLEERASTGLTEIVKSGETLNHSLALSTVDSLTRAFSTAKTDIADLDLNRPASPLTYKTISDDMAKKGIMLPSEGADSLIPVAIDWYKGATKSHFYCLIVTLVIAIVGLFSGILGVGEKKRARNKVEKMVFVGLVIASIVAILATIGIFFSMLFQTISFFKVVPLSNFFFGTVWDPRFSASGSAGAVGQFGLLPLLAGTLYIALVSMIFAVPVGLFAAIYMSEYASRRVRAIIKPLLEVLAGIPTIVYGFFALVTVGPFLRDLSIAIAGGQGFIMSQSILTAGLVMGIMLIPFVSSLSDDIISAVPQALRDGSYGLGATQSETIKKVVLPAALPGIVGAVLLTASRAIGETMIVVLAAGVAANLTLNPFEAMTTMTVKIVNQLTGDLEFNSPQTLVAFALGMTLFVLTLLMNVFALYIVRKYREQYE; this is encoded by the coding sequence ATGTCCATATCACTATTAGTCTTGGTTATTTTTGCTCTTGGCATAGCCGGGTTTATCATTTCGGGAAAGCGTGCCGCTTCAATCGAAAAACAAGGTAAAAAATTGCATTCGCGGCCATATTATTTTGGCTGGTGGACATTTTTGCTGACGGTCGTTCCCGCTTTTCTCGTTCTTATATTGTGGGAATTGGGAAGTGCTGTCTATCTTGAAGAACGCGCTTCGACCGGATTGACTGAAATTGTAAAAAGCGGAGAGACGTTAAATCACAGTTTGGCATTAAGCACGGTTGACAGTCTTACCCGCGCTTTTTCGACCGCCAAAACCGACATTGCAGATCTTGATCTTAATCGTCCGGCATCTCCGCTCACTTATAAAACAATAAGCGATGATATGGCAAAAAAAGGCATTATGCTGCCGAGTGAGGGAGCAGATAGCCTTATTCCGGTTGCGATAGACTGGTATAAGGGGGCAACGAAGTCCCATTTCTATTGTTTGATTGTCACATTGGTTATTGCAATCGTCGGCCTGTTTTCTGGTATTTTGGGTGTGGGCGAGAAAAAACGCGCCCGCAACAAAGTCGAGAAGATGGTGTTTGTCGGCCTCGTTATTGCCTCTATCGTGGCCATTCTTGCAACCATCGGCATTTTCTTTTCAATGCTGTTCCAAACAATCAGTTTTTTTAAAGTTGTGCCGTTGTCGAATTTCTTTTTCGGTACTGTTTGGGACCCGCGTTTCAGCGCAAGCGGTTCAGCCGGTGCTGTCGGGCAATTCGGTTTGCTGCCGCTTTTGGCCGGCACGCTTTATATTGCCTTGGTTTCAATGATTTTTGCGGTTCCGGTCGGGCTTTTTGCGGCAATATACATGTCGGAATATGCTTCCCGCCGTGTACGTGCAATTATCAAACCGCTATTGGAGGTTCTGGCCGGTATTCCGACAATTGTTTACGGGTTTTTCGCTCTGGTTACTGTCGGGCCGTTCTTGCGGGACCTTTCAATTGCCATTGCTGGCGGACAAGGTTTCATTATGTCGCAAAGCATTTTGACCGCAGGCCTTGTCATGGGAATTATGTTGATACCTTTTGTATCCTCGCTTTCCGATGATATTATATCGGCGGTACCACAGGCTTTGCGTGATGGTTCATACGGGCTTGGAGCTACGCAGTCGGAAACCATTAAAAAGGTTGTCCTTCCGGCAGCTTTACCTGGAATTGTGGGTGCAGTGTTGCTCACCGCATCACGGGCTATCGGCGAGACGATGATTGTGGTTCTTGCAGCCGGTGTTGCTGCAAATCTGACCCTTAATCCGTTCGAGGCCATGACAACGATGACAGTAAAAATCGTCAATCAGCTCACCGGCGACCTCGAATTCAATTCGCCGCAGACATTGGTTGCATTCGCCCTCGGTATGACACTCTTTGTACTGACACTGTTGATGAATGTTTTTGCGCTTTATATTGTGCGTAAATATAGGGAACAATATGAATGA
- a CDS encoding substrate-binding domain-containing protein produces MSRLLSTVAGLVLVTACSCSTANARDYIQVSGSSTVLPYAKIVAETFGEIFTNYRTPVIESGGSGAGIKEFCRGISDNTIDIANASRPMKNTELKACFDAGVTEVEEVRIGYDGIVFASDIHGPNVDLTPVDVYKALAAKIVVEGKLVANTYKKWNEIDPKLPDWEINAYIPGEKHGTREVFEEKLMAEGCKQSGAAESMKTLSMDDKAVTAACISIRKDGRAIDIDGDYSETLARVMSNKTGIGVFGLAFYENNADKLQLATVNGVTPNVDTISSGKYLVSRPLFFYVKKAHLGVIPGMRDYIEFFLSDQMIGPDGPLADYGLIPAPDSEREAQRAAFESGTVMSIDK; encoded by the coding sequence ATGAGCAGATTGCTTTCAACAGTTGCGGGCCTGGTACTGGTTACAGCCTGTTCTTGCAGCACCGCTAATGCGCGCGATTATATTCAAGTGTCCGGCTCATCGACAGTTTTACCCTATGCCAAGATAGTTGCGGAAACATTCGGTGAAATTTTTACCAATTATCGTACACCTGTTATCGAATCGGGTGGTTCAGGTGCAGGTATAAAAGAATTTTGCCGCGGTATCAGTGACAATACCATTGATATTGCCAATGCTTCCCGACCGATGAAAAATACGGAATTGAAAGCCTGTTTTGATGCTGGTGTCACCGAAGTCGAAGAAGTCCGCATCGGCTATGACGGGATTGTTTTTGCAAGCGATATTCATGGTCCTAACGTCGATTTGACACCAGTCGATGTTTATAAGGCATTGGCAGCAAAAATCGTTGTTGAGGGGAAGCTTGTTGCCAACACTTATAAAAAATGGAACGAGATTGACCCGAAATTACCCGATTGGGAGATCAACGCATATATCCCCGGCGAAAAACATGGCACAAGAGAAGTCTTCGAGGAGAAATTGATGGCTGAAGGCTGCAAACAAAGTGGTGCAGCCGAAAGCATGAAAACTCTTTCGATGGATGACAAGGCAGTCACCGCCGCTTGTATAAGTATTCGCAAGGATGGCAGGGCTATTGATATTGATGGTGACTATTCGGAAACCCTTGCACGTGTCATGTCGAATAAAACAGGGATAGGCGTTTTCGGACTGGCATTTTATGAAAATAATGCCGACAAGCTACAACTTGCTACCGTTAATGGTGTTACTCCCAATGTTGACACGATTTCGAGCGGAAAGTATCTCGTTTCCCGTCCGCTGTTTTTTTATGTCAAGAAAGCCCATTTGGGGGTTATTCCGGGCATGAGAGACTATATCGAATTTTTCTTGTCTGACCAGATGATCGGACCGGATGGTCCACTTGCTGATTATGGCCTCATTCCCGCTCCTGATAGCGAACGGGAAGCGCAAAGGGCCGCTTTCGAGAGTGGAACTGTCATGTCAATTGACAAATGA